A stretch of DNA from Acidobacteriota bacterium:
GCGGCGCCGAGGGAGAGGCGGGCGGAGGGGACGGGCTCGGGGCTAGCCTCGTCGTAGCCCGCCGAACCCCAGGGGCTCACCACGAGCCGGAGGTTTTTCTGGTAGTTCCCGTCCAGGTTCTCGTACTGGCTCCTTCCCTCTCCGTTGAAAAGCCCCACCGCGTATTCCACCAGGTCCGGCACGGCCTTCGGCCCCGTCTTGCCGTGGACCATGAGGCCCACATCCCGGATGGAACAGAACGCGTAGGTGACGAAGGAGCGGTCGGCGAACATGTCGGTCCGGGTGGAGGCGAGGCTCTGGCGGCCGAAGGGCGTCTTGAATTGGCCCGCCTTGATCTGGAAGCGCCCCCGCCCTTGGGTGAAGTCGTAGTTGACCGCGGCGTCGTCGAGGATGCCCAGGCTCGTGTTGGAGTTGGCCCAATCGACCTGGAGGAGGAACGTCAGGTCGGGGGTGTAGGCCCAGCCTTGTATCTGGGTCTTGAACCGGCGGACCTTGAAGGCCCCGGTGTCTTCCTCGGCGGGGTCCGAGGAGTCTGTCCAGGTCCCTCGGAACTGGAGCCGGTTGGTCAGGCGCAGCTCCGCGAGAGGAAAGCTAAGTCGAGTCGTCCCGGCCTTCCACTCGGCCCGCGGGGGGACATCCTTGGAGGGCTTTGCGGCCGGTCCGCCCGCGGGGGGAGCAGGGGGATCCGCCGCCCGCGCTTCCAGGTCGGCCACACGACGTTGAAGTCCCTCCACGATGGCCTGCTGGGCCTTCAAGGATTCCTGGGCGGCGCGCAATTCGGCCTGGAGGGATTCCAGTTCACCCACAGGCGTCTGCGCCCTCAGAGAAAGGCAAGAGACAGTCGCGGTCATCAGCACCCACGCGGTCCAACGCTTCATGGCCCCCCTCCTGAAACCGGCGGTCCACCCCGGCTGACCCCAGGATAGGCCCGCCCCTCGACTGCGCCAGATAGAAACAGAGAAGAAGCCGGCCAGGGGGTGAAATGCCCCCCCCGCATCCGGTCATCCAGGCCCCCGTCCTCGGGCGTGGGGAGGACTTGCCCCACCGGAGCATTGTCCTAGAATGATGGAAAAGGCCCGTTCGAGACGAGTCGGATCCGGGACATGGGGAGAGGAGGCGGAGGACATGGGCAAGGAGTTCGAGAAACTCTGGAAGACCGAAGATTGGTGGTCCGTCTGGATGGGCCTGGGGATTGTCCTGATGGCCTTGGCGGCCTTCTGGGGGGGAGGATCCATCAAGGGTTGGGCGGTCATTCCGTCCAAGTGGTCCTCCTTCGCCGGCCTTCTCGCGGACACGGCCAAGAACGGCTGGGGGTACCTGGTCATCTTCGTCCTGTTCGCCGCGGCTTTCACCCTTTCCATGGCCATCATGGGGCGGTCCGTCCGGACCTTCCTTCCGGGCTTTCTCCTGCTCTTCCTGGGCGCCCTCCTCATTTTCGTGGCCGCCGGGTGGAAGGTCATGGAGGAATTCAACGTGGAGGCGCCCCTTCTGGCCCTCATCGTGGGTCTCCTCGTCTCCAATGCCGTCCCCCTTCCCGCCTGGTTCCGAGAGTGTCTTCTGACGGAGTACTACATCAAGACGGGCATCGTGCTCCTCGGCGCCACCCTGCCTCTCACCCTCATCTTCTCGGCGGGTCCCGTGGCCTTTCTGCAGGCCACCCTCGTCAGCGTGACCACCTGGCTGACCATCTACCTGGCCGGCACGCGGCTCTTCCAGCTCGAGCCCAAGTTCGGCGCCGTACTCGGCGCCGCCGGGGCGGTCTGCGGCGTGTCCGCCTCCATCGCCGTGGGGGGCGCCGTTCGGGCCAAGAAGGACCACATCTCCATCTCCATCGCGGTGGTCACGGTGTGGGCCATCGTGATGATCTTCGCCTTGACGATACTCCTCAAGTTCCTTGTTCCGGGCACCATTTCTCCCGGAGAGGCGGGGGCGTGGGTGGGGAACTCGGAGTTCGCCGACGCGGCGGGGTTCGCCGTGGTGGCCGAGCTGGCCACCCGCTTCGGGGACGCGCCCATCAACGCCTTCACCTTGATGAAGGTCATCGGCCGGGACATCTGGATCGGCATCTGGTGCCTGATCCTCTCGGTGGTCTCGGTGCTGTTTTGGGAAAAGGGCGAAAGCGGGCGCCTCGGTCCGGGAATCGTCTGGGAGCGGTTCCCCAAGTTCGTTCTGGGATTCTTCGCCGCCTGCGTCCTGTTGAGCTTTGTCTCGGCCAGACCCCCTGAAGGCCACGTGGGCACCGCCTCCTGGTCCGGCAAGTACAAGGACGTCGGGTACGCGGCGGACTTTTCCACCTACGCCGTGCCCGAGGCCTACCGGGAACGGCTCACGGTGGATGTCGAGACGAAGTCCCTCTCCTACCGGGGAACCCTGTCCCGAGAGGATCTCAAGGTCCTCGGGGCGGGCGCGACGCCCGACCAGGTCTGGGCTTTGAACCAGCTCCAGGTCTCTTCCAACTGGTTCGAGGGCGTCCTCACCCCCAAGGTCATCTCCCCCATCAAGAAGCTCCGCTCCTGGGCCTTCGTCCTGTGCTTCCTGTGCATCGGCCTCTCGACGCGGTTCAAGGAACTCTCCACCTTCGGGCTCAAGCCCTTCTGGGCCTTCAGCCTGGGGGTGGTGGTCAACGTGCCCCTGGGCTACTTCCTCTCGACCGTCGTGTTCGCCCGTTTCTGGGAGAGGTTCTAGGCGGGGCCGGCCAGGAGCGCGGACGAAAAAGGGCGGGCCGACGGCCCGCCCTTTTTCGTCGAACCGGGATCGGGGTTTTATTTCAGTTCGCGCCACCAGTTGGGTTCGGGGTTGGATGTTCCCTGGCTCGGGTTGACGCCCGGCACCGTGCTGATGGTGGCCTTCTTGCCCTTGCCCACGCCCGATCGCGCCACGATGACGCGGTTGCCCGCGATGGCGAATCCCGAGCTGGCCCCCGAGCCCGCCTCATAGGTCGTGCTGGAGTCCAGGCTCGGAGCGCCCTCGGTGATGTCGAAGGTGATCCGCACGATGTAGGAGGTGCCCGCGCAGTCCGCCGTGTCGGGGTCGTACACCGAAAAGAGGGCCAGGGGCTTCACGTCGCTGTTGACGGGAACGAAGAGCATGGCCGTGGCGGTGAGCTGGGTCCTCCGGCCGAGGGTCTCCGTGTCGCTCCCGGGCTTGAGGAGGCTCTTGATGGGAATGCGGAGGATCTGATCGGACGTCGCGGCGGCGGCCGTCTGCTCCTTGGCCACGACATAAAGGGACGGTTCGAAGTACCCCGTGGTGCCCACGTTGGGCCCGGTCACCGCGGCGGACTTCTCGTAGAAGGTCCCGCTTCCGAAGGCGTAGAGGTCGTAGCCCGTGGAGCCCTTGTAGTAGCCGCTGGCGGCGGGCGAATAGTAGAGGGGCTGGCTCTGGCCGGCCACGGCGGAGGCGTCGATGCCCACCACGGGGGTGAAGGTGCTGTACGGCAGGAACCAGATGCGCCCGTTGAGGTCCGCCTGGAGGGCCAGGTCCACGAGGCTGTCGGGGTAGTAGGCTTCGGCCGTCATGGCGTACATGACTCCCGGAGCGAAGGCCTGGTTCCCCACGAGGGCGGGCGTCGTCACGCCCAGGACCTTGGTGGAAAAGGTCCCCGTCGCCGGATCGAAGATGAAGGCGCTCGGGGTCACCTGGGAGGCCGCGGTGGAGCTGGGATCGCGCCCCGATCCCACGATTCCCTTGGCCGTCCCCAGGCCGGTGTATCCGAACGCGGGGATGCTCCAGGTCTCCTTGAGGCCGGTCATGGCGAGGCTCGATGGGTACTGACCGGTCCGGGTCCAGAGAACCTTCAGGGGGATGTGGTTGTCGTCCGTGGATACGGGGGAGGTCACGTCCAGAGCGGCCAGGAGGTCGCCACCGGGACCCTCGGTGAGGAGCATGACGGTCCTCCACTCATCCAGATTGCTGAAGTACACGTCCCCGTACCGGGGAGATCGGGCCACCGTGTAGACGTGGTCCGAGGGCATCTTGGGCTGGCCCACCGGGTTGGCCGTGGGATCCGCCTGGAAGGTGTTGTACAGGAGAACCTGTTTGGCCAGGAGGTTGGGCGGCAGGAGGGCCACCACCTCGGACCCGTCGGCCACCTTGAACGCGTGGAGCATTCCGTCGTTGGATCCGATCCAGACGAGGGCCGTCCGGTCTTTCTGCCCTGCTTCGAAGGTCGTGTGGTCGGCCACCTTCCCTTGTTTGTAGGCGTCCGGTGCCTGCACGATGGCCGGAGCCGAATTGATGATGGGGCCGAGTTTCCAGGGCCGGGCCGTGCCGGAGCCGTTGTTCCCCCTCACGAAATCCACGACCTCCGCCGTCAGCTGGCTGGTGTCGAAGGCGGGGGTGAATTCCGCCGCGATGGTCCGGAGCGACGCGAGGTTGGTGGCCTTGACCTCCACGAGCTGGTTGCTCGAATTCCAGGTGTAGATGGACCTCCCGCTGGCGCTCGTCGCGGCGAGCACTTCTCCGGCGTCCCACTTGATGGTGGAGAGGTTGTTGATGTCGTAGCAGTAGAGGTGGCCCTTCCACGTGGGGAATTCGGCCGAGGCGAGCATGGCCACGTTGCCGTCGGAAATGGTGGAGCTGGCCACCGGCGCCGAGGTCGTGTAGTCCCCCGTCGCCACCGCGGCCACGATGGAGGCGAAGGCGTTCTTGAGGGCCCCCGAGGTGCTGGCGAAGTAGGCGTAGTTCGTGTGGGTGGAGTCGATCACGTAGTTGCTCTCGTCTCCCGTGGACGCGGGGAGGTAGGGATCGTTCTCGAAGTCGAAGCCGGCGTCGCCGTTGGGGCTGTCCGCGTCCGTGTGGCCCATGTAGGCGGTGAAATTGAGCTCGCACCGGCTCACGGCGTTGGAGACCCCGATGACCCAGGTGCGGACCTTGATGGGCTCGCTGCCGTTCTCGCTCAGATCGAGGTTCCAGATCTCCTCCGAGATCCCCGGCGGGAAGGCGTCGTAGTTCCGGTCCTTCCCGTTTCTCTCGTCGCAGTCGTAGCCCGAGGAACCGGCATCGCACGCGTAGGGGGGGGACCCGCAGGGGTCGATCCAGTTCTTGCCCGAGGGGTTGCAGTTGTTCGAGAGGCCGTCCGTCACGAGAATCGCCGCGTAGGTCCGGCCGCAGTTGTACTTCGGGTCGGCGTCATAGGTGGCCTGGAGTTCGGTCTTGGCGAAGGTCAGGGCGCCGCGGGTGGGCGTCGAGCCCCCAGCCCCGAGGCCGCCGGCGCTGTTGAGCCGCATGCGTTCCTCGATGCCGGTCACCACTCCGGTGTCGTTGGAGTCGATGGCCACCTGCCGGGTGTGGGTGGAGCAGTTGCTCCCCGAGTAAGTGATCAGTCCCCAGTTCACCACATCGGCGCTGTCGCCGATGAGGTCCAGGGGGGCCTGGGAGACGCCGCCCGTGCCCACCGTCGGCTTGCCCGCCGAATCGTAGGCGACGAACGGAACGCCTGGATCCGACTTGCGGGCGGAATAAGACACTTTCCACGTATACGTGTGGGAGCTGCCTGAATGGCTGATGGTCGGCCCGGTGATGGTCCCGGTCTGCCAGTCCGGGTCGGTGATGTACGCGTAGGATTCGTCCGCCTCCCACTCGGGAGGCTCGATCCATGGCGTGACGATGGTGACGCTGTTCCCCAGCGCGTTCTTCACCGTGGTCATGCGGCTGGGGAAGGTCTGGGTCACCGTCAATCTGTAGGTGAAGGATTTGCACTTTCCCCTCGAACAATCACTCGAGGAGGTGAGGCTCCAGGAGGCCGTGGGAAGGGTGCCCCGCTCGTCCACCCCCACGTCGCTTCCGTAGAGGTCCCAGGCCATGGACCCGCTCACGTCCATGACGATGTAGATGTTGGGGCGGGCGAACTGGTGGGTGATCTGGAGCATGGGGTCGTACCCTTCGTCCGCCCGGGCCGTCGTCCCGGCGGCAAAGGCGGCCAGAAGGGCCACGCCCAGCAGGGTCAGAAAGGGGTTCTTCTCAGCGCGCATGGCCGATCTCCTCGCTCAAGGCTTCTTCAGGCCGGCGGAGGACGTGCCGCCGGTGTTTCCAAGGTCCTGAGGGCCGCCCATTCCGCCGGCCCCGCCGCAGAACATCTGCTCTTCCAGAATTTTCTCCGCGAGGACCCGGCCCGAACGGTCCACCACCTGGCCCACGGAAATGATGTTCACCTTCAGGTCGCCGTCCACCGTCTCCTGTCGCGAGACGTCCTCCCGGTTGTTGCGGACGTACAGGGAGTACACCACGCGGTCCGTCACGCCGGAGGCCACGGGGACGGCCACCTGGTGATACTCGACACCGGTCACCGGGTCGGCCAGGATGACCGCGTCCCAGCCGCCGCCCGGCGGCGTGAGGTCGGGGACGGTGGAGCTCGTGTAGGTGAAGAACTGGTTCAGCGTGGACGGATCGTTCAGGACCGCGTCGAAGACCACGTTCTCGCCCACCCTCAGGCCCGCGTCGGCGCCGTAGAGGCCCGATTGCTGCATCTTGTCGTTGGTGGAGATCTTGTCCTCCACGGTCATGAAGAGGACTCCCGCGATCCCCACCATGGTGAGGACGAAGACCACGAGGATGATGGTGATGAGGGCGCTCCCTCTCTCTCTCGATCGCATGGCTAGCTCCCCAGGATGCGGTTGCGCAGCATGACGGTGGTGGTCAGCCGGTAATGGAAGCGGCGGTCCGCCGCCCCGGCGGCCCGGTCCTCGGCGGCGGGGCGGTTGTAGCGGGCCTGCTTGAGCAGGGTGGCGGGGAGTTCGTCGGACCGGGCCGTCACGGTCACGCGCAGACCGGAGACGTTGACCGCGTCCCGAACGTCCACGGCCGGGTTGTCCTGAGGCGGGATCGCGTTGGGGGTCGTCAGAACTTGGGTGGCCGTATTCCAAATGGTCCCGTCGTTGTACACGTAAGCAATCTGAAGGTCCTCCACGTCGTCGAGGAGCGGGACGTACCCCGCGTCGGGGTTGTTCAGATCGAAGAGTCCCTGTCGCTGTTGCAGCTGGCCGTTCTTCACCCGGAAGCTGATGTAGGAGATGGAGGCCAGTTTGGGATTGACCAAGTTGGGCTGACCCGCCGGCGGGTTGATCCCATCGGACTGGCCCGGGTTATTGGTCACGTGGATCTCGGGGCCCGTGGAGCCCTCCCACCCCGAGCCCGTGTGGGGCTCGCAGTTGTCGATGTTTCCCGATTCCAGGTAGTTCGTGATCTGGTAGTAGGCCCACTGGCCGGTGTCGTCCACCAGGGTGAGGAGGCCGCTCGCCGACGGGTTGGACCCTGGGATGTAGCCCGTCATCTCCTTGAAGAGCTCCATGTTCAGGTCGCTGTCCGGACAGCCCAGGTCGAAGGAGAAGCGCACGTTGGCGGCGTGCTGAAAGCCCGGCCAGTCGATGATGGGGATCAGGAGGGTGCCCGTGGGCTTGGCCATGTTGATGAGGTCCGTGCCCACGTCGGCGTAGGCCGCGTTCGTGACGTTGTTGAAGGTCGTCTGTTGGGGGATAAAGTTGGAGCCCGACTTGACCGAATAGTACATGCTCAGGGCGTTGGGGTTGCCCGCCCGGACGTTCATGTCCGTGGCGCCCCGCACGTAGTAGGAGACGTAGTCCATCGCGCGCCGGGCCGTCTGGCGCGGGGAGGCGAAGAGCTCCTGGCGCTGGGCGAAGGCCCGCATGGAGAAGAGAAAAGTGAGGGACAGGACGAGCACCACCACGAGGAGCGTCATGGAGATGGTGGCCTCGATGAGCGTAAAACCGCGTTCGGACTCACGCCTCCATCCCCCGTTGAAAGAAGGGCTGTGCCCCCCCATGCGGCTGGTTTCGTCGTTTCGCCCCGAAGGCATTTCGTCGAACGAGGGATGGAGGGCCATCGAGCCGAAGGCGAAGAGGGCGTCCAAGGGTGGGGGTCCCTCCGTCTGGCTACGCCAGCGGAGGGGGAGGGAATGGCCCTCCCTCTTCAGGAGAAAGCGTGTCTCAGCCCGTCCTGGCACAACCACAGCCGGAGGCACGTGAGGTTCCGCCGCGCCGCTTGGGTTACTTGGGAATCTGCGCCA
This window harbors:
- a CDS encoding porin, translating into MKRWTAWVLMTATVSCLSLRAQTPVGELESLQAELRAAQESLKAQQAIVEGLQRRVADLEARAADPPAPPAGGPAAKPSKDVPPRAEWKAGTTRLSFPLAELRLTNRLQFRGTWTDSSDPAEEDTGAFKVRRFKTQIQGWAYTPDLTFLLQVDWANSNTSLGILDDAAVNYDFTQGRGRFQIKAGQFKTPFGRQSLASTRTDMFADRSFVTYAFCSIRDVGLMVHGKTGPKAVPDLVEYAVGLFNGEGRSQYENLDGNYQKNLRLVVSPWGSAGYDEASPEPVPSARLSLGAAYEENDRRLKDSQGLYASGAKHETRGYDLLFKYGRWTAYGEYFDRHSRHATGEVVKSDGLNAQIGFLVVPSRWEIFAGRWVLDPAGNALGDRKVEWGLGTNFYFAGFSSKLQADWRRIRDERKDSRGHEFRVQYQVLF
- a CDS encoding putative sulfate exporter family transporter — encoded protein: MGKEFEKLWKTEDWWSVWMGLGIVLMALAAFWGGGSIKGWAVIPSKWSSFAGLLADTAKNGWGYLVIFVLFAAAFTLSMAIMGRSVRTFLPGFLLLFLGALLIFVAAGWKVMEEFNVEAPLLALIVGLLVSNAVPLPAWFRECLLTEYYIKTGIVLLGATLPLTLIFSAGPVAFLQATLVSVTTWLTIYLAGTRLFQLEPKFGAVLGAAGAVCGVSASIAVGGAVRAKKDHISISIAVVTVWAIVMIFALTILLKFLVPGTISPGEAGAWVGNSEFADAAGFAVVAELATRFGDAPINAFTLMKVIGRDIWIGIWCLILSVVSVLFWEKGESGRLGPGIVWERFPKFVLGFFAACVLLSFVSARPPEGHVGTASWSGKYKDVGYAADFSTYAVPEAYRERLTVDVETKSLSYRGTLSREDLKVLGAGATPDQVWALNQLQVSSNWFEGVLTPKVISPIKKLRSWAFVLCFLCIGLSTRFKELSTFGLKPFWAFSLGVVVNVPLGYFLSTVVFARFWERF
- a CDS encoding PilC/PilY family type IV pilus protein, which encodes MRAEKNPFLTLLGVALLAAFAAGTTARADEGYDPMLQITHQFARPNIYIVMDVSGSMAWDLYGSDVGVDERGTLPTASWSLTSSSDCSRGKCKSFTYRLTVTQTFPSRMTTVKNALGNSVTIVTPWIEPPEWEADESYAYITDPDWQTGTITGPTISHSGSSHTYTWKVSYSARKSDPGVPFVAYDSAGKPTVGTGGVSQAPLDLIGDSADVVNWGLITYSGSNCSTHTRQVAIDSNDTGVVTGIEERMRLNSAGGLGAGGSTPTRGALTFAKTELQATYDADPKYNCGRTYAAILVTDGLSNNCNPSGKNWIDPCGSPPYACDAGSSGYDCDERNGKDRNYDAFPPGISEEIWNLDLSENGSEPIKVRTWVIGVSNAVSRCELNFTAYMGHTDADSPNGDAGFDFENDPYLPASTGDESNYVIDSTHTNYAYFASTSGALKNAFASIVAAVATGDYTTSAPVASSTISDGNVAMLASAEFPTWKGHLYCYDINNLSTIKWDAGEVLAATSASGRSIYTWNSSNQLVEVKATNLASLRTIAAEFTPAFDTSQLTAEVVDFVRGNNGSGTARPWKLGPIINSAPAIVQAPDAYKQGKVADHTTFEAGQKDRTALVWIGSNDGMLHAFKVADGSEVVALLPPNLLAKQVLLYNTFQADPTANPVGQPKMPSDHVYTVARSPRYGDVYFSNLDEWRTVMLLTEGPGGDLLAALDVTSPVSTDDNHIPLKVLWTRTGQYPSSLAMTGLKETWSIPAFGYTGLGTAKGIVGSGRDPSSTAASQVTPSAFIFDPATGTFSTKVLGVTTPALVGNQAFAPGVMYAMTAEAYYPDSLVDLALQADLNGRIWFLPYSTFTPVVGIDASAVAGQSQPLYYSPAASGYYKGSTGYDLYAFGSGTFYEKSAAVTGPNVGTTGYFEPSLYVVAKEQTAAAATSDQILRIPIKSLLKPGSDTETLGRRTQLTATAMLFVPVNSDVKPLALFSVYDPDTADCAGTSYIVRITFDITEGAPSLDSSTTYEAGSGASSGFAIAGNRVIVARSGVGKGKKATISTVPGVNPSQGTSNPEPNWWRELK
- a CDS encoding PilX N-terminal domain-containing pilus assembly protein, producing MRSRERGSALITIILVVFVLTMVGIAGVLFMTVEDKISTNDKMQQSGLYGADAGLRVGENVVFDAVLNDPSTLNQFFTYTSSTVPDLTPPGGGWDAVILADPVTGVEYHQVAVPVASGVTDRVVYSLYVRNNREDVSRQETVDGDLKVNIISVGQVVDRSGRVLAEKILEEQMFCGGAGGMGGPQDLGNTGGTSSAGLKKP
- a CDS encoding prepilin-type N-terminal cleavage/methylation domain-containing protein, with translation MDALFAFGSMALHPSFDEMPSGRNDETSRMGGHSPSFNGGWRRESERGFTLIEATISMTLLVVVLVLSLTFLFSMRAFAQRQELFASPRQTARRAMDYVSYYVRGATDMNVRAGNPNALSMYYSVKSGSNFIPQQTTFNNVTNAAYADVGTDLINMAKPTGTLLIPIIDWPGFQHAANVRFSFDLGCPDSDLNMELFKEMTGYIPGSNPSASGLLTLVDDTGQWAYYQITNYLESGNIDNCEPHTGSGWEGSTGPEIHVTNNPGQSDGINPPAGQPNLVNPKLASISYISFRVKNGQLQQRQGLFDLNNPDAGYVPLLDDVEDLQIAYVYNDGTIWNTATQVLTTPNAIPPQDNPAVDVRDAVNVSGLRVTVTARSDELPATLLKQARYNRPAAEDRAAGAADRRFHYRLTTTVMLRNRILGS